A region from the Dehalococcoides mccartyi CG5 genome encodes:
- the gyrB gene encoding DNA topoisomerase (ATP-hydrolyzing) subunit B, with protein sequence MLDANKAKPGANSETYTASDIQVLEGLAAVRKRPGMYIGSTDQRGLHHLVYEIVYNSVDEAMAGVCDRIKVIMFKDGSVSVEDNGRGIPVDIHSTTKISALETVMTVLHAGAKFGGKTYQVSGGLHGVGASVVNALSEWTTVKVRRNGKIYQQSYLRGKPSTPLEEVGVSEGSGTTTIFMADSQIFSTTEYDFETLTDRLREIAYLNKGLEVYIYDEKSDQERTYYFEGGITGFVRHLNRNREVRHRQPIYITKKSDSTILEVAIQYNDGYSDSTLTFANCVNTVDGGTHLTGFRSALTRAFNDYAHKSKFLKDTDPNLMGDDVREGIVAIVSVKLPEPQFEGQTKGKLGNIEIKSFVESAVAEQLSLYLEEHPDDTKRILEKCITAAKAREAARKARDLIIRKSALDTGTLPGKLADCSERDASLCELFLVEGDSAGGSAKQGRNRRFQAILPLRGKILNVEKASPDKMLAHEEIRAIITALAAGIDNDFDPSKLRYNRLVLMTDADVDGSHIRTLLLTFFFRHMPRLITESHLFIAQPPLYKIKIGSTEHWVYNDAEKEAILAQTKSTKVDIQRYKGLGEMSAEQLWRTTMDPASRTLLEVKVEDAAKADQIFNLLMGGEVAPRKAFIQSHSRTVKNLDI encoded by the coding sequence ATGTTAGATGCAAATAAAGCCAAACCGGGTGCCAATTCAGAAACCTATACAGCCAGTGATATCCAGGTACTGGAAGGTCTGGCCGCTGTCCGCAAAAGGCCGGGCATGTATATCGGCTCTACAGACCAGCGGGGGTTGCATCACCTGGTTTATGAAATTGTTTATAACAGCGTAGATGAAGCCATGGCCGGGGTATGTGACCGGATTAAGGTCATAATGTTTAAAGACGGCAGTGTCAGCGTTGAGGATAACGGCCGCGGTATCCCGGTAGACATTCACTCTACTACCAAGATTTCCGCCCTTGAAACGGTTATGACCGTCCTGCATGCCGGTGCCAAATTCGGCGGCAAGACCTATCAGGTATCCGGCGGTCTGCATGGTGTGGGTGCTTCAGTGGTAAACGCTCTGTCCGAATGGACTACAGTCAAGGTCAGGCGCAACGGCAAAATTTACCAGCAAAGCTACCTGCGCGGCAAGCCCAGCACCCCGCTGGAAGAAGTGGGAGTATCAGAAGGTTCCGGTACCACCACTATATTCATGGCTGATTCACAAATATTTTCCACCACGGAATATGACTTTGAAACCCTGACTGACCGCCTGCGGGAGATAGCCTATCTCAACAAGGGGCTTGAGGTATATATTTACGACGAAAAATCTGATCAGGAACGTACTTATTACTTTGAGGGTGGTATTACCGGCTTTGTACGCCATCTAAACCGCAACCGCGAAGTACGCCACCGCCAGCCTATTTATATAACCAAAAAATCCGACAGCACTATTCTGGAAGTAGCTATCCAGTACAATGACGGCTACTCGGATTCCACCCTTACCTTTGCCAACTGTGTAAATACCGTAGACGGCGGTACCCACCTGACCGGTTTTCGTTCCGCCCTGACCCGGGCTTTTAATGACTACGCCCACAAGTCCAAATTTCTTAAAGACACCGACCCGAACCTGATGGGTGATGACGTACGTGAAGGCATCGTAGCCATCGTCAGCGTCAAACTGCCCGAACCCCAGTTTGAGGGACAGACCAAGGGCAAGCTGGGCAATATTGAAATAAAGAGTTTTGTGGAAAGTGCCGTTGCCGAACAGCTTTCCCTTTATCTGGAAGAACATCCGGATGATACCAAACGCATATTAGAAAAATGTATAACCGCCGCCAAGGCCCGTGAAGCCGCCCGCAAGGCCCGTGACCTGATTATCCGCAAGAGTGCTCTGGATACAGGCACCCTGCCTGGCAAGCTGGCAGACTGCTCAGAGCGTGATGCTTCGCTGTGCGAACTGTTTCTGGTAGAGGGTGATTCAGCCGGTGGTTCAGCCAAACAGGGCCGAAACCGCCGCTTTCAGGCCATACTCCCGTTACGGGGTAAAATTTTGAACGTAGAAAAGGCTTCACCTGACAAGATGCTGGCTCACGAAGAAATCAGGGCCATCATCACCGCTCTGGCAGCCGGTATAGATAATGATTTTGACCCCTCTAAACTGCGCTACAACCGTCTGGTACTCATGACAGATGCTGATGTGGACGGCTCTCATATACGGACACTCCTTTTAACCTTTTTCTTCCGCCATATGCCCCGCCTTATTACCGAAAGCCATTTATTCATTGCCCAGCCGCCTCTCTACAAGATAAAAATAGGCAGTACCGAGCACTGGGTATACAATGATGCTGAAAAAGAGGCTATCCTTGCCCAGACCAAGAGCACCAAGGTAGATATCCAGCGGTATAAAGGTCTGGGTGAAATGAGTGCCGAGCAACTCTGGAGGACTACCATGGACCCGGCCAGCCGCACCCTGCTTGAAGTAAAAGTGGAAGATGCCGCCAAGGCTGACCA